In one window of Eubalaena glacialis isolate mEubGla1 chromosome 13, mEubGla1.1.hap2.+ XY, whole genome shotgun sequence DNA:
- the C13H16orf89 gene encoding UPF0764 protein C16orf89 homolog: MSSPGLLLLLLLLLAPRPLQPSLLPPPDTPEGKATITGLILSALERATSFLKKRLPEINLDGVVGFRVLEVQLKGIQEKWARDPQVQPLGLRAGKLAEKLAPLLHRSIFYLNLSDPKYLREFQPAIEPGFWKLPHVWIRTKASMVYATSEQQGSFSEEHSDLCLVQLLGAGTNSSQPCRLSDFCKTLMTRPGCSGYCLSHQLLFFLSARMRGCTKGLFRQSQHYMNLFCANMMDLNRRAEAIGYAYSTRDLFMENIMFCGIGGFSDFYKLRWLEAILSWQKPQEGCFGKPAAEDEELPKAIQYQQHLLRRVKRREKQFTDGCSSHNTAMAVAALGGFISVLAELPPADGELQPPTPTPPSSH, encoded by the exons ATGtccagcccagggctcctgctCCTCCTGCTCTTGTTGCTGGCACCCCGGCCACTGCAGCCCTCCTTGCTGCCACCGCCGGACACCCCAGAGGGCAAGGCCACCATCACGGGCCTCATCCTCTCTGCGCTGGAGAGAGCCACGTCCTTCCTGAAGAAGAGGCTGCCCGAAATCAACCTGGATGGTGTGGTGGGCTTCCGGGTGCTGGAAG TGCAGCTCAAAGGCATTCAGGAGAAGTGGGCCCGGGACCCCCAGGTGCAGCCACTCGGCCTGCGTGCGGGGAAGCTGGCGGAAAAGCTGGCTCCTCTTCTCCACAGATCCATCTTCTACCTCAACCTGAGTGACCCCAAGTACCTAAGAG AGTTCCAGCCAGCCATTGAGCCTGGGTTTTGGAAGCTCCCGCACGTCTGGATCCGCACCAAGGCCTCCATGGTCTACGCCACGTCTGAGCAGCAGGGCTCCTTCTCAGAGGAGcacagtgacctgtgcctggtgCAGCTGCTGGGAGCCGG GACAAACAGCAGCCAGCCCTGCAGGCTCTCTGATTTCTGCAAGACCCTCATGACCAGGCCCGGCTGCTCTGGCTACTGCCTGTCTCATCAGCTGCTCTTCTTCCTCTCGGCCAGAATG AGGGGATGCACGAAGGGGCTGTTCCGCCAGAGCCAGCACTACATGAACCTCTTCTGTGCCAACATGATGGACTTGAACCGGAGAGCTGAGGCCATCGGATATGCCTACTCCACCCGGGACCTCTTCATGGAAAACA TCATGTTCTGTGGAATCGGTGGTTTCTCCGACTTCTACAAACTCCGGTGGCTGGAGGCCATTCTCAGCTGGCAGAAGCCGCAGGAAGGATGCTTTGGGAAGCCAG CTGCTGAAGATGAAGAATTACCCAAAGCCATTCAGTACCAACAGCATCTTTTGAGAAGAGTGAAGAGGCGAGAAAAACAATTTACAG ATGGCTGCTCTTCCCACAACACGGCCATGGCTGTCGCGGCCCTGGGTGGCTTCATCTCCGTCCTGGCGGAACTCCCGCCAGCAGATGGAGAGCTGCAGCCGCCCACACCGACACCACCCAGTAGCCACTGA